In Palaemon carinicauda isolate YSFRI2023 chromosome 21, ASM3689809v2, whole genome shotgun sequence, the following proteins share a genomic window:
- the LOC137614778 gene encoding protein vestigial-like encodes MSSRNFPPSFWNSNYQIPVTSSSSRPPSLAGHLTGASPAELYDPYHGGLHSLQPPAPDPWAAYSLSSQAYGHRSVAHDVYQAAMSSVPSSSRPYHQYSSLSFQPHLARLPGVTPVTSQMPMAKPDSWGARYHEAFSNPELAHGLETNYPTAHYANVPGLETGVPQEGAKDLYWF; translated from the exons ATGTCTTCCAGGAATTTCCCTCCCTCCTTCTGGAACAGCAACTACCAGATTCCAGTCACATCCTCCTCCTCCAGACCTCCGAGTCTAGCAGGCCACCTGACGGGGGCGTCTCCAGCGGAACTCTACGACCCCTATCACGGGGGACTCCACTCCCTGCAGCCGCCCGCACCCGACCCCTGGGCTGCTTACTCTCTATCTTCGCAG GCTTACGGTCATCGCAGCGTCGCCCACGACGTCTACCAAGCAGCCATGTCGTCTGTGCCGTCATCTTCCAGACCCTACCACCAGTACTCCTCCCTTTCCTTCCAGCCCCACCTCGCAAGACTACCTGGGGTCACGCCTGTAACCTCACAG ATGCCAATGGCGAAACCAGATAGTTGGGGTGCCCGATACCACGAAGCCTTCAGTAATCCAGAACTGGCCCACGGCCTGGAAACTAACTACCCTACAGCGCATTATGCCAACGTCCCAG GTTTAGAAACAGGAGTGCCTCAGGAAGGGGCCAAAGACCTGTATTGGTTTTGA